One segment of Onychomys torridus chromosome 3, mOncTor1.1, whole genome shotgun sequence DNA contains the following:
- the LOC118579382 gene encoding LOW QUALITY PROTEIN: taste receptor type 2 member 39-like (The sequence of the model RefSeq protein was modified relative to this genomic sequence to represent the inferred CDS: deleted 1 base in 1 codon): MAQPINYWEHDVPPFAILILTVIATECIIGIIANGIIMVVNVVSWAQKKAISINTRILLLLSISRIGFQTIVLVETTFSTFKGFFFSSVSYSISRVSFVFFNYCGLWLAALLSFFHFVKIANFSYPLFLKLKWRISELMPWLLWLSVFISFSSSMFFCKDTYIVYNNNSVSFNIFNFTIKRYFIEFNVVSVACLFSLGILPPLIMDIAAATLLIFSLRRHTLNMRNSVTGSRDLSTESHRRAIKETSCFLFLYISNAAALFVYMSNIVNASFFWSILLRIILPSYPAGHSVLLIQNNPGLRRAWKRLQSQTHQYLQSRF; encoded by the exons ATGGCTCAACCCATCAACTACTGGGAACACGATGTGCCACCATTTGCCATTTTAATTTTGACAGTTATAGCCACAGAGTGCATCATTGGTATCATTGCAAATGGAATCATCATGGTTGTGAATGTGGTCTCTTGGGCTCAGAAAAAGGCAATTTCCATAAATACTAGGATTCTGCTTCTCCTGAGTATATCCAGAATAGGCTTCCAAACCATCGTCTTGGTAGAAACAACCTTCTCCAcattcaaaggtttttttttcagcAGTGTTTCCTATAGTATCTCCAGAGTAAGT TTCGTATTCTTTAATTATTGTGGCCTCTGGCTCGCTGCTTTGCTTAGCTTCTTCCACTTTGTGAAGATTGCCAATTTTTCTTACCCCCTCTTCCTCAAGCTAAAATGGAGAATTTCTGAATTAATGCCCTGGCTTCTGTGGCTCTCGGTGTTTATTTCATTCAGCTCCAGCATGTTCTTCTGCAAGGACACCTACATTGTATATAACAACAATTCTGTAAGTTTCAACATCTTCAACTTCACAATAAAAAGGTACTTCATTGAGTTCAATGTGGTCAGTGTTGCTTGTTTATTCAGTTTGGGGATCCTCCCTCCTCTGATCATGGACATTGCAGCAGCCACTCTGCTGATTTTCTCTCTCAGGAGACACACTCTGAACATGAGAAACAGTGTCACTGGCTCCAGAGACCTCAGCACCGAGTCTCATAGACGGGCCATCAAAGAAACcagctgctttctctttctctatatttCGAATGCAgctgctctgtttgtgtacatgtCCAACATAGTCAATGCCAGTTTTTTCTGGAGTATTTTGCTTAGAATCATCCTGCCTTCCTACCCAGCTGGCCATTCAGTTTTACTGATTCAAAACAACCCTGGATTAAGAAGAGCCTGGAAGCGGCTTCAGTCCCAAACGCACCAGTACTTACAAAGTAGATTCTGA
- the LOC118579997 gene encoding prolactin-inducible protein homolog, translating to MLSLQVLYQPGALIHLLVMCLFLETAYGQDNRNNLFSINMKISPIKNANEFTVEIMITNNVDKCIAVKVSTEDNPNIKYLSAHAAYTACICTTNNFFWDIQVYVNTVLRGKAEVVPAKGICPEGEKIYPVTTYMRTAAREISVPS from the exons ATGCTTTCTCTACAAGTTCTCTACCAGCCGGGAGCTCTTATACATCTCCTGGTTATGTGCTTATTTCTGGAGACTGCCTATGGTCAGGACAATAG gaacaatctattttcaataaacatgaaaatttctccaataaaaaatgcaaatgaatttACAGTAGAAATCATGATTACAAACAATGTGGATAAATGTATAGCG GTAAAAGTCAGTACTGAGGACAATCCAAACATCAAGTATCTTTCTGCTCATGCAGCATACACTGCTTGCATATGTACCACAAACAACTTCTTCTGGGATATTCAAGTCTATG TAAATACTGTCCTACGAGGGAAGGCAGAAGTTGTGCCAGCTAAGGGCATATGTCCTGAAGGTGAGAAAATATACCCAGTAACTACCTACATGAGGACTGCTGCACGTGAAATCTCTGTACCATCATAA